One Ardenticatenales bacterium DNA segment encodes these proteins:
- a CDS encoding CcmD family protein has protein sequence MPPYAIFLSALMQAGSPADTTGYLILGYVVIWLIATVYIATLFSRQRNLKQDIELMRQLLKEDEEEGRR, from the coding sequence ATGCCTCCATATGCCATTTTTCTCTCCGCGTTGATGCAAGCAGGTAGCCCCGCCGATACAACGGGCTACCTCATCCTCGGCTACGTGGTCATCTGGCTGATTGCCACGGTGTATATTGCCACTTTGTTTAGCCGTCAACGAAATCTGAAGCAAGACATCGAGTTGATGCGGCAACTCTTAAAGGAAGATGAGGAAGAGGGGCGTCGGTAA
- a CDS encoding FAD-dependent monooxygenase — translation MPPIIPIDILIVGSGPSGMSTALHLVKRDSSWASRLLVVDKAIHPREKLCGGGITHLGQNVLAELGLPIGVPNFPVHEVRLTYQDEAYTFRGNPVFRIVRRDEFDHWLVRTGEEQGITVRQGEAITDVIPHEAFVEVVSDKATYHAQVVVAADGSRSLVRRKLKWDDDSRVARLLEVLTPEDPQQQPEFRDKIALFDFTRMTDGLQGYYWDFPSVANGRPMMNRGVFDSRARPERPKADLKQTLRDSMAERERNLDDYKLKGHPIRWFDKNGRFAVPRVLLTGDAAGADPLMGEGISFALGYGKVTAAAVEEAFARGDFSFSGYRERLLADPLIGQLVTRVWLARLAYLMKYPWLVRLGWRAMRVGIGLTRWRDPNYVPAIPPRLMPAQRR, via the coding sequence ATGCCCCCCATCATCCCCATTGACATCCTCATCGTTGGCTCTGGACCATCCGGCATGTCCACCGCCCTCCACCTCGTCAAGCGGGATTCCTCCTGGGCCAGCCGCCTGCTCGTCGTGGACAAAGCCATCCATCCCCGCGAAAAACTGTGCGGCGGCGGCATCACCCATCTGGGGCAAAACGTCCTGGCCGAATTGGGGCTGCCCATAGGCGTGCCCAACTTCCCCGTCCACGAAGTCCGCCTCACCTACCAGGATGAGGCATACACCTTTCGTGGCAATCCCGTCTTCCGCATCGTGCGCCGCGACGAGTTTGACCATTGGCTGGTGCGGACGGGCGAGGAGCAGGGCATCACCGTGCGCCAGGGGGAAGCGATCACGGACGTGATTCCGCATGAAGCCTTCGTGGAAGTCGTCAGCGATAAGGCCACCTACCACGCCCAGGTCGTCGTGGCCGCCGATGGGTCGCGCAGCCTGGTGCGGCGCAAATTGAAGTGGGATGACGACTCGCGCGTCGCCCGCCTGCTGGAAGTGCTCACCCCCGAAGACCCGCAACAGCAGCCGGAATTTCGGGACAAAATCGCCCTCTTTGACTTCACGCGCATGACGGATGGCCTGCAAGGGTACTATTGGGATTTCCCCAGCGTGGCGAATGGTCGGCCGATGATGAACCGGGGCGTCTTTGATAGCCGCGCCCGACCAGAACGCCCCAAAGCGGACTTGAAGCAGACGCTGCGGGATTCGATGGCGGAGCGGGAGCGCAACCTGGATGATTATAAGCTCAAGGGGCATCCTATTCGCTGGTTCGACAAAAACGGCCGCTTTGCCGTGCCCCGCGTGCTGCTCACGGGGGACGCGGCGGGGGCTGATCCGCTGATGGGTGAGGGAATTTCGTTTGCGCTGGGGTATGGGAAGGTGACGGCGGCGGCGGTGGAGGAGGCTTTTGCGCGAGGCGACTTCTCGTTTTCCGGCTACCGCGAGCGGCTGCTGGCGGACCCGTTGATCGGCCAGTTGGTGACGCGGGTGTGGCTGGCGCGGCTGGCGTATTTGATGAAGTATCCGTGGCTGGTGCGGTTGGGCTGGCGGGCGATGCGGGTGGGGATTGGGTTGACGCGGTGGCGAGATCCGAATTATGTGCCGGCAATTCCGCCCCGGTTAATGCCGGCACAACGACGTTAG
- a CDS encoding N-acetylmuramoyl-L-alanine amidase: MKFATVLLVTFAALFVWVASGQEDIARPADAAGPGQTQAARLLQSFDQFSNGVHNGTIALPSGLKLANHTTGTYLSPVIQAPIPFNVVFPTWQGSEPASSSLSLSIRTATDTRQWSDWLTVAPNDDFTPPGAADVTGDMVTVPAVEGRHTLLQYRIQMSGASPDAGPRLHWLRFTFIDSTQGPRASDLHPITAPDAPQPAYPKPPVVPRSQWCTDPACNYSEGLEYVSVNHLVVHHTVTSGGPDWPTIVRAIWYFHTFDRDWGDIGYNYLIDPNGVIYEGHLGGDDVVGTHAGNANYGTMGVALIGDYTNVDPNNAMLSALADLLAWKADQKGIDVFDASRLPPTPPHALQGSNVLWGLPNLMGHRDVFGGTSTQCPGEHMHALLPWLRQQVASRIGFVSPYTYVEEWADGADTPIFTKSNASWHNTLDESGGCGSNRHAYFTFSTTNPSESVNWATYRPDIPYNGLYALDVYAPYCDTGRAETSGARYEVHHANGVSTVVVSHEANVGLWMSLGTYEFHADDSGYLRLSDLTTSDNGLGVWFDAIRLRQLGPAAANVSPAVNAWVTQRTVTFQWSVLNMPNLNTVTLQVAADAGFTNLLVNQTMGAVSQTSIPFAQDYALLYWRVIATATDNSQVISAATPFGIDTGAPSSAVYAVFQMESNRFMLYWSGTDAISGVSRYNVDYRAVGETAWMPLLSNTTSTMGTFVRTDGRDYWFRSQAVDNAGIYEPSHTLGDLGTNGSPALFTKQYLPIFPR; this comes from the coding sequence ATGAAGTTTGCAACTGTTTTGCTCGTCACGTTTGCTGCATTGTTTGTGTGGGTCGCTTCGGGGCAAGAGGACATCGCGCGGCCCGCTGACGCGGCCGGCCCAGGCCAGACACAGGCGGCGCGGCTGCTGCAGAGTTTCGACCAGTTCAGCAATGGCGTTCACAATGGCACAATCGCCTTGCCATCTGGTCTGAAGTTAGCCAACCATACAACCGGAACCTACCTCTCCCCCGTCATCCAGGCCCCCATCCCTTTTAACGTGGTCTTCCCCACCTGGCAGGGCAGCGAACCTGCCTCATCCAGTCTGAGCCTATCCATCCGCACCGCCACGGACACACGCCAGTGGAGCGACTGGCTCACCGTGGCCCCCAACGACGACTTCACGCCGCCGGGCGCAGCGGACGTGACCGGGGATATGGTGACGGTCCCCGCCGTCGAGGGACGGCACACGCTGCTGCAATATCGCATTCAGATGAGCGGGGCGTCGCCGGACGCCGGTCCCCGTTTGCATTGGCTGCGCTTCACGTTTATTGACAGCACGCAAGGTCCGCGGGCGTCTGATCTCCACCCCATTACCGCGCCGGACGCGCCGCAACCGGCCTACCCCAAGCCACCGGTTGTGCCACGCAGTCAATGGTGTACCGATCCCGCCTGCAACTACAGCGAGGGACTGGAATATGTGTCCGTCAATCATCTGGTGGTGCATCATACCGTCACGTCAGGAGGGCCGGACTGGCCGACGATTGTGCGCGCTATCTGGTATTTCCACACGTTTGACCGGGATTGGGGAGATATTGGCTACAATTACTTGATTGACCCGAATGGCGTGATTTACGAGGGGCACTTGGGTGGGGATGACGTGGTGGGCACACATGCCGGCAATGCCAATTACGGCACGATGGGGGTAGCCCTTATCGGCGATTACACCAACGTGGACCCGAATAATGCCATGCTCAGCGCGCTGGCGGATTTGCTGGCCTGGAAAGCGGACCAGAAGGGCATTGATGTGTTTGACGCCAGCCGCCTGCCACCCACGCCGCCTCATGCGCTGCAAGGGAGCAACGTGCTTTGGGGATTGCCAAACCTGATGGGGCATCGGGATGTGTTTGGCGGGACGAGTACGCAGTGTCCGGGAGAGCATATGCACGCGCTGCTGCCGTGGCTGCGGCAGCAGGTCGCCAGCCGCATCGGATTTGTCTCGCCTTACACGTATGTAGAGGAGTGGGCGGACGGCGCGGACACGCCCATTTTCACCAAGAGCAACGCCTCCTGGCACAACACACTGGATGAGTCCGGGGGCTGCGGCAGTAACCGCCACGCTTACTTTACCTTTTCCACGACCAATCCCAGCGAGAGCGTCAACTGGGCCACCTATCGCCCGGATATCCCCTACAATGGGCTGTATGCGCTTGATGTTTACGCGCCCTACTGCGACACGGGGCGCGCGGAGACAAGCGGGGCACGCTACGAAGTACACCACGCCAACGGCGTGAGTACGGTGGTGGTGAGCCACGAGGCAAATGTGGGGCTGTGGATGAGCCTGGGCACATATGAGTTTCACGCGGACGACAGCGGTTATCTGCGCCTGAGCGACCTGACGACGAGCGACAATGGGCTGGGGGTGTGGTTTGACGCGATTCGGCTGCGACAGTTGGGGCCGGCGGCGGCGAATGTGTCGCCGGCGGTGAATGCCTGGGTGACGCAGCGCACGGTTACGTTCCAGTGGAGCGTGCTGAATATGCCCAATCTGAACACGGTGACGCTGCAAGTGGCGGCGGATGCGGGTTTCACCAATTTGCTGGTGAACCAGACGATGGGCGCGGTGAGCCAGACGAGTATCCCGTTCGCGCAGGATTATGCGCTTTTGTACTGGCGCGTTATCGCCACGGCAACGGATAACTCGCAGGTTATTTCCGCGGCGACGCCGTTTGGCATTGACACAGGCGCGCCTTCGTCGGCGGTGTATGCGGTGTTCCAGATGGAGAGCAATCGCTTTATGCTGTATTGGAGCGGGACGGATGCCATTTCTGGTGTGTCCAGGTACAATGTCGATTATCGCGCCGTGGGCGAAACGGCGTGGATGCCGCTGCTGAGTAATACGACGAGTACGATGGGGACGTTTGTGCGGACGGATGGGCGTGATTATTGGTTTCGTAGTCAGGCTGTGGACAATGCCGGCATCTACGAACCCTCACACACCCTCGGAGACCTGGGCACAAACGGCTCCCCCGCCCTCTTCACCAAACAATACTTGCCCATCTTTCCCCGCTAA
- a CDS encoding heme exporter protein CcmB, with protein MERHTRQILSVMLIFSLTVAVVFNFALGASAMSNDLTAARNASMGFLWSTILLAGTLGLNRTMNAEQENNALEGILISPIDRSAIYLGKVLSTSLFTMIVEAILLPIFIVFFNRPFWRPPVWGVVILGTLGFVAAGILVASMTSQTRGSSVLLPVLLLPLSLPSVMAAATAAAAFMLDQPPAWSDVAFPVSLVVAFDVLMLTAGFLTYHFVVEE; from the coding sequence ATGGAACGGCACACGCGGCAAATCCTTAGCGTGATGCTGATCTTCTCGCTGACCGTGGCCGTGGTCTTCAATTTTGCCCTGGGCGCGTCCGCCATGTCCAACGACCTGACGGCGGCGCGCAATGCGTCCATGGGGTTTCTCTGGAGTACGATTTTGCTGGCGGGCACGCTGGGGCTGAACCGCACGATGAACGCGGAGCAGGAGAATAACGCGCTGGAGGGGATTCTTATTTCCCCGATTGACCGTAGCGCGATTTATCTGGGCAAGGTGTTGAGTACATCGCTGTTCACGATGATTGTGGAGGCGATTTTGCTGCCCATTTTCATTGTGTTTTTCAACCGCCCATTCTGGCGTCCGCCGGTGTGGGGGGTGGTGATATTGGGTACGTTGGGGTTTGTGGCTGCCGGCATTCTCGTAGCCTCCATGACCTCCCAAACACGCGGCAGCAGCGTCTTGCTGCCCGTGCTGCTGCTGCCCCTCTCCCTCCCCTCCGTGATGGCCGCGGCCACCGCCGCCGCCGCCTTCATGCTGGATCAACCGCCCGCGTGGAGCGACGTAGCCTTCCCCGTCTCCCTGGTCGTCGCCTTCGACGTCCTCATGCTCACCGCGGGCTTTCTCACCTACCACTTCGTCGTCGAAGAATAA
- a CDS encoding alpha-D-glucose phosphate-specific phosphoglucomutase, with amino-acid sequence MPISELAGQPAPRDLLVNIPRLVSAYYTVQPDPLNNAERVSFGTSGHRGSSLTATFNENHILAICQALCEYRQEAGIDGPLYVGMDTHALSEAALSTAVEVFAGNDIPIRLQSDRGYTPTPVISHAILTHNRGLTTHLADGVVITPSHNPPDDGGFKYNPPHGGPADTTITQRIQGRANDILRNELKAVRRMPLARALRAETTQEYDFVSPYVAGLRHVIDMDAIAAAGLRMGVDPMGGAGIGYWQPIADAYGLDLEVVNPVIDPTFSFMTVDKDGKIRMDCSSPYAMAGLIGLKDRFDIAFGNDPDYDRHGIVTRGAGLMNPNHFLAVAIWYLFQHRPRWRADAAVGKTLVSSSMIDRVAAHLGRRLAEVPVGFKWFVAGLVNGSYGFGGEESAGASFLRHDGRVWTTDKDGLIMDLLAAEITAVTGKDPGEHYAGLAAQFGNPVYERIDAPATRAQRDVLQSLSPEMVTATELAGEPITAKLTRAPGNDAPIGGLKVVTANGWFAARPSGTEDVYKIYAESFRGVDHLRQLQAEAQAIVQQAFRAVGK; translated from the coding sequence ATGCCCATCTCGGAACTGGCCGGACAACCGGCCCCGCGTGACCTACTCGTCAACATCCCCCGTCTGGTTTCCGCCTACTACACCGTGCAACCGGACCCACTCAACAACGCCGAGCGCGTTTCTTTTGGCACGTCCGGGCATCGCGGCTCATCCCTGACGGCCACATTCAACGAGAATCATATCCTGGCGATCTGCCAGGCCTTGTGCGAATATCGCCAGGAAGCGGGCATTGACGGCCCGCTCTATGTCGGCATGGACACGCACGCCCTGTCAGAAGCGGCACTTTCGACGGCGGTGGAGGTTTTTGCCGGCAACGACATCCCCATTCGCCTCCAATCAGATCGCGGCTACACCCCTACCCCCGTCATCTCCCACGCCATCCTCACCCACAACCGCGGCCTCACCACCCACCTGGCCGACGGCGTCGTCATCACCCCCTCGCACAACCCGCCCGACGATGGTGGCTTCAAGTACAATCCCCCCCACGGCGGCCCCGCCGACACCACCATCACCCAACGCATCCAGGGCCGCGCCAACGACATCCTGCGCAACGAACTCAAAGCCGTACGCCGCATGCCCCTGGCGCGGGCGCTACGCGCGGAAACGACACAAGAATATGACTTCGTCTCTCCCTACGTGGCGGGCCTGCGCCACGTCATCGACATGGACGCCATCGCCGCCGCCGGACTGCGCATGGGGGTTGACCCCATGGGCGGCGCGGGCATTGGCTACTGGCAGCCCATTGCCGACGCCTACGGCCTGGACCTGGAAGTGGTTAATCCCGTCATCGATCCCACTTTCTCCTTCATGACCGTGGACAAAGATGGCAAAATCCGCATGGATTGCTCCTCTCCCTACGCCATGGCCGGCCTTATCGGCCTCAAAGACCGCTTCGACATCGCCTTTGGCAACGACCCCGACTATGATCGGCACGGCATTGTCACCCGCGGCGCAGGCTTGATGAACCCCAATCACTTTTTGGCCGTGGCGATCTGGTATCTGTTTCAACATCGCCCGCGCTGGCGCGCCGACGCCGCCGTAGGCAAAACACTCGTTTCCAGCAGTATGATTGATCGCGTGGCCGCGCACCTGGGGCGGCGGCTGGCGGAAGTGCCCGTGGGCTTCAAGTGGTTTGTCGCCGGGCTGGTGAATGGCTCCTATGGCTTCGGCGGCGAAGAAAGCGCGGGCGCGTCTTTCCTGCGCCACGATGGTCGTGTGTGGACGACGGACAAAGATGGCCTGATCATGGACCTGCTGGCGGCGGAAATCACGGCGGTGACGGGCAAAGACCCCGGCGAACATTACGCCGGGCTGGCCGCTCAGTTTGGCAACCCGGTCTATGAGCGGATAGACGCGCCGGCCACGCGCGCGCAAAGGGACGTGCTGCAAAGCCTCTCGCCGGAGATGGTGACGGCCACGGAGCTGGCCGGCGAACCGATCACGGCGAAGTTGACGCGCGCGCCGGGGAATGACGCGCCTATCGGCGGGCTAAAAGTGGTCACGGCGAATGGCTGGTTTGCCGCCCGTCCTTCTGGCACGGAGGATGTGTACAAGATTTACGCCGAAAGTTTCCGTGGCGTGGACCATTTGCGGCAGCTTCAGGCAGAAGCGCAGGCCATCGTGCAGCAGGCGTTCCGCGCCGTGGGTAAATAA
- a CDS encoding PLDc_N domain-containing protein produces the protein MDKVRELLPLLLPVILIQLGLLVAALVDWWRRPQTRGSRWLWLALILFVQMLGPIAYFVFGRGDE, from the coding sequence CTGGATAAGGTGCGCGAACTGCTTCCTTTGTTGCTTCCGGTGATCTTAATCCAGTTGGGGTTGCTGGTGGCGGCGCTGGTGGATTGGTGGCGGCGGCCCCAGACGCGGGGTTCGCGCTGGTTATGGCTGGCGTTGATTCTGTTTGTGCAGATGCTGGGGCCGATTGCGTATTTTGTGTTTGGGCGGGGGGATGAGTGA
- a CDS encoding aspartate aminotransferase family protein: MTTCPLPLQGRPKDDILDQMRAARAQDLDWEDGRVFSLVFSAGAEAAALLKEAYTLFMSENALNPTAFPSLRRFETDVIGMSAALLGSQGRVVGNMTSGGTESILMAVKTARDWARATHPQRHPPEMLLPVSAHPAFDKAARYFDVRPVRVPVGSDLRADVEGMRAGISPRTILLVGSAPSYPHGVVDPIPELAALAREHNLLCHVDACVGGFMLPFVRKLGYPVPAFDFRVPGVTSISADLHKYGYAAKGASVILYHNRELRRHQLHAYTDWPGGIYASPTMAGTRPGGAIAAAWAIMNHLGEEGYLRIAREVMQTATALRQGINAIPGLRVMGEPPMSLMAIGADNLDIYEVGDEMTARGWHLDRQQFPPTLHLTVNHLHAGRETDFLADLAAAAAAARRPSLQKWGNKVLVRSARLAAKWLPDSLVSRLTGRASALVGGGNAGLPQRSAAMYGMMGSLPNRGDLQEVVLDLVEQFTEAQ; encoded by the coding sequence ATGACCACATGCCCTCTTCCCCTACAAGGACGCCCCAAAGACGACATTCTGGACCAAATGCGCGCCGCCCGTGCCCAAGACCTCGACTGGGAGGATGGGCGCGTCTTCAGCCTCGTCTTTTCCGCCGGAGCCGAAGCCGCCGCCCTGCTCAAAGAGGCTTACACGCTCTTTATGTCCGAAAATGCCCTCAACCCGACCGCTTTCCCCAGCCTGCGTCGCTTTGAAACGGACGTGATCGGCATGAGCGCCGCGCTGCTGGGCAGCCAGGGCCGTGTCGTGGGCAACATGACGTCGGGGGGCACGGAAAGTATCCTGATGGCGGTGAAAACGGCCCGCGATTGGGCGCGCGCCACGCACCCGCAACGCCACCCGCCGGAAATGCTCCTGCCCGTTTCCGCGCACCCCGCTTTCGACAAGGCCGCCCGTTATTTTGATGTGCGCCCGGTGCGTGTGCCGGTGGGGTCTGATTTACGCGCTGATGTGGAGGGGATGCGTGCCGGCATTTCCCCCCGCACCATTCTCCTCGTCGGCTCCGCCCCCTCCTACCCCCACGGCGTCGTCGATCCCATCCCCGAACTGGCCGCCCTGGCCCGCGAACACAACCTCCTCTGCCACGTAGACGCCTGCGTCGGCGGCTTCATGCTCCCCTTCGTGCGTAAACTCGGCTACCCCGTTCCCGCCTTCGACTTCCGCGTTCCCGGCGTCACCTCCATCTCCGCCGACCTGCACAAATACGGCTACGCCGCCAAAGGCGCTTCCGTCATCCTCTACCACAACCGCGAACTGCGTCGCCACCAACTCCACGCCTACACTGACTGGCCCGGCGGCATCTATGCCTCCCCCACCATGGCCGGCACGCGCCCCGGCGGAGCCATCGCCGCCGCCTGGGCCATCATGAACCACCTGGGCGAAGAAGGGTATCTGCGCATCGCCCGCGAGGTGATGCAAACGGCCACCGCCTTGCGCCAGGGCATCAACGCCATCCCCGGACTGCGCGTGATGGGCGAGCCGCCCATGAGCCTGATGGCCATCGGCGCGGATAACCTGGACATTTACGAAGTCGGCGACGAGATGACGGCACGCGGCTGGCATCTGGATCGGCAGCAGTTCCCCCCCACGCTGCACTTGACCGTCAACCATTTGCACGCGGGGCGCGAAACCGATTTTCTCGCCGACCTGGCCGCGGCAGCGGCGGCGGCGCGCCGCCCCAGCCTGCAAAAATGGGGCAACAAGGTGCTGGTCCGGTCGGCGCGGCTGGCGGCAAAATGGCTGCCTGATTCCCTCGTCAGCCGCCTGACGGGGCGGGCCTCCGCCCTGGTCGGCGGCGGCAATGCCGGACTCCCGCAACGCTCCGCCGCCATGTACGGCATGATGGGTTCCCTCCCCAACCGGGGTGATTTGCAGGAGGTGGTGCTGGACCTGGTAGAGCAGTTCACGGAAGCGCAGTAA
- the ccsA gene encoding cytochrome c biogenesis protein CcsA encodes MMSISRLRLPVRILNWLAAIMVLICLGLVFFYVPMERTMGQVQRIFYFHVGAAWTSAVAFFVALSAGIGYLVRPHKDWDAIATASVEIGLVLTTATIATGSIWGRPAWNTWWIWSPRLTSITVLWLVYAAYFMLRGAVEDPDRRARYSAVYAIAGFVTVIITFYSIRLLRDIHPALIGSGEDAQGNQELTGRMVFTMVFSFLTFTILYSSLLLNRIRLQKLQDEASALKQRVMARLQA; translated from the coding sequence ATGATGTCTATAAGCCGTTTGCGGCTCCCGGTACGCATTTTGAATTGGCTGGCCGCCATTATGGTGCTTATTTGCCTGGGGCTGGTTTTTTTCTACGTACCCATGGAGCGGACGATGGGCCAGGTGCAGCGTATTTTCTACTTTCACGTAGGCGCGGCGTGGACTTCGGCAGTGGCGTTTTTTGTGGCGCTTTCTGCCGGCATTGGCTACCTCGTCCGTCCGCATAAAGATTGGGACGCCATCGCCACCGCCTCCGTGGAAATCGGCCTCGTCCTCACCACCGCCACCATCGCCACCGGCTCCATCTGGGGCCGCCCCGCCTGGAACACATGGTGGATTTGGAGTCCGCGACTGACCTCCATCACCGTCCTCTGGCTCGTCTACGCCGCCTACTTCATGCTGCGTGGCGCCGTCGAAGACCCTGATCGCCGCGCCCGCTACTCCGCCGTTTATGCCATTGCCGGCTTCGTCACCGTCATCATCACCTTCTACAGCATCCGCCTGCTGCGCGACATCCACCCCGCCCTGATCGGCAGTGGCGAAGACGCCCAGGGGAACCAGGAACTGACCGGGCGCATGGTTTTCACGATGGTTTTCTCCTTCCTCACCTTTACCATCCTCTACAGTTCCTTGCTGTTGAACCGCATCCGCCTGCAAAAATTGCAGGACGAGGCCAGCGCACTGAAGCAGCGGGTCATGGCGCGGCTGCAGGCGTAG
- a CDS encoding ABC transporter ATP-binding protein, with protein sequence MSEMEMPAITCRNLSRRYGEIEALKPLDLEVAAGSIFGFLGRNGAGKTTTIRLLTGLAHPTTGSAWINGVETTGDGSLARTQFGYLPQAPAFYKWMTAREYLDYVGRLFLMDAAARRRRVAEMLERVGLTSAARRKIGGFSGGMVQRLGIAQALLHNPPVLLLDEPTSALDPAGRHELLTLLADLRGQVTVFFSSHILADVERICDTVGIIHEGQLLLVAGREELLARYASNVILVEVDRASLPALPDFAADLARQPWVAAVSQAENVVRVVAAGEVNAGKRALIPLIAQHNLLLNRYEWVRPSLEEIFLSLSQSEITS encoded by the coding sequence ATGAGTGAGATGGAAATGCCGGCAATCACCTGTCGCAATCTCAGCCGTCGTTATGGGGAAATCGAAGCCCTGAAACCGCTGGACCTGGAGGTGGCGGCGGGGTCCATTTTCGGCTTCCTGGGGCGGAATGGTGCCGGCAAAACCACCACCATTCGCCTCCTCACCGGCCTGGCGCATCCCACCACCGGTTCCGCCTGGATCAACGGCGTAGAAACGACAGGCGACGGCAGCCTGGCGCGGACGCAGTTCGGCTACCTGCCGCAAGCCCCCGCCTTCTACAAATGGATGACAGCCCGGGAGTATCTGGATTACGTCGGGCGGTTGTTCCTGATGGACGCGGCGGCGCGGCGGCGGCGCGTGGCGGAGATGTTGGAGCGGGTGGGATTGACGAGTGCCGCCAGGCGGAAAATCGGTGGTTTTTCAGGGGGAATGGTGCAGCGGTTGGGGATTGCGCAGGCGCTGCTGCACAATCCGCCCGTGCTGCTGCTGGATGAACCGACGAGCGCTCTGGACCCGGCGGGTCGGCATGAGTTGTTGACGCTGCTGGCAGATTTGCGCGGGCAGGTGACGGTGTTCTTTTCCAGCCACATTCTGGCGGACGTGGAGCGCATTTGCGATACGGTGGGCATTATCCACGAGGGACAGTTGCTGCTGGTGGCGGGGCGCGAGGAATTGCTGGCGCGCTATGCCTCTAATGTGATATTGGTGGAGGTGGACCGGGCCAGTTTGCCGGCATTGCCGGATTTTGCGGCGGACCTGGCGCGGCAGCCGTGGGTGGCGGCGGTGTCGCAGGCGGAAAATGTGGTGCGTGTGGTGGCGGCGGGGGAGGTGAATGCCGGCAAACGCGCCCTCATCCCCCTCATTGCCCAACACAACTTGCTGCTCAATCGGTATGAGTGGGTGCGCCCTTCGCTGGAAGAAATCTTCCTCAGCCTGAGCCAGTCCGAGATTACGAGTTAG
- the ccmA gene encoding heme ABC exporter ATP-binding protein CcmA → MIHIAGLVKNFGLNPVLRGVDLRVAEGEFVALVGANGAGKTTLLRIVATLTRPGGGVVEVGGWMLPQHAGKIRRHIGLVSHHSLLYNDLTAAENLAFYARLYGLENREQLVLSALKGVGLSARQRDPVRTFSRGMLQRLTIARATLHQPEVLLLDEPYTGLDQEASGILEGLLEQEKARGRTILMITHDFARGLNLCDRIAILNRGKIVTEVARAAISQGDFLTLYTDITRATPAR, encoded by the coding sequence ATGATCCATATTGCCGGATTGGTGAAGAATTTTGGGCTGAACCCCGTGCTGCGTGGCGTTGATTTGCGGGTGGCGGAGGGGGAGTTTGTGGCGCTGGTTGGCGCGAATGGTGCCGGCAAAACGACGCTGCTGCGTATTGTGGCGACACTGACGCGGCCGGGCGGGGGTGTGGTGGAGGTGGGGGGGTGGATGTTGCCGCAACATGCCGGCAAAATCCGTCGTCACATAGGGCTGGTATCACACCATTCCCTCCTCTACAATGACCTCACGGCAGCAGAGAACCTGGCCTTTTATGCCCGTCTCTATGGCCTGGAAAACCGTGAGCAGCTCGTGCTGTCCGCCCTGAAGGGGGTGGGGTTGTCCGCGCGGCAGCGTGACCCCGTGCGCACCTTTTCGCGGGGCATGTTGCAGCGCCTGACTATCGCCCGCGCCACCTTGCACCAGCCGGAAGTGCTGCTCCTCGATGAACCGTATACGGGATTGGACCAGGAGGCCAGCGGTATTTTGGAAGGCCTGCTGGAGCAAGAGAAAGCACGCGGGCGCACGATCTTGATGATTACGCACGATTTTGCCCGCGGTCTCAACCTCTGCGACCGCATAGCCATTCTAAATCGTGGTAAAATCGTGACGGAAGTGGCGCGCGCGGCCATCAGTCAAGGTGATTTTCTCACGTTGTACACGGACATCACGCGCGCGACGCCTGCCCGGTAA